A single window of Intrasporangium calvum DSM 43043 DNA harbors:
- the ftsZ gene encoding cell division protein FtsZ, with protein MASAPQNYLAVIKVVGIGGGGVNAINRMIEVGLKGVEFIAINTDAQALLMSDADVKLDVGRELTRGLGAGADPEVGKKAAEDHAEEIEEVLKGADMVFVTAGEGGGTGTGGAPVVARIARGLGALTIGVVTRPFTFEGRRRANQAEAGIGSLREDVDTLIVIPNDRLLSISDRSVSMMDAFRSADQVLLSGVQGITDLITTPGLINLDFADVKSVMQGAGSALMGIGSARGEDRAVQAAELAISSPLLEASIDGAHGVLLSVQGGSDLGLFEINEAARLVQEAAHPEANIIFGAVIDDALGDEVRVTVIAAGFDSGGPTKRQDDRALGHIVGQRAGAAPVQNNHVPAVAHAAPSHSLQAPAQSAPTGGQAPAHATAAAAGHGTSQGQAHPQAQVTAPQGGPSASHAPSEPSPSGPPSQQLPTQQPSRPAQPPRQVTFEENDDLDVPDFLK; from the coding sequence GTGGCATCAGCACCGCAGAACTACTTGGCCGTCATCAAGGTCGTCGGCATCGGCGGCGGTGGGGTCAATGCCATCAACCGCATGATCGAGGTCGGCCTCAAGGGTGTCGAGTTCATCGCCATCAACACCGATGCGCAGGCGTTGCTCATGAGTGACGCCGATGTCAAGCTCGACGTCGGGCGCGAGCTGACGCGCGGCCTCGGGGCGGGCGCCGACCCTGAGGTGGGCAAGAAGGCCGCCGAGGACCACGCCGAAGAGATCGAGGAAGTCCTCAAGGGCGCCGACATGGTGTTCGTCACCGCCGGCGAGGGCGGTGGCACCGGCACCGGCGGCGCCCCGGTCGTGGCCCGGATCGCCCGTGGGCTGGGGGCCCTGACGATCGGCGTCGTGACCCGCCCCTTCACCTTCGAGGGCCGTCGGCGGGCGAACCAGGCCGAGGCCGGGATCGGGTCACTCCGCGAGGACGTGGACACCCTGATCGTCATTCCCAACGACCGTCTCCTGTCCATCAGCGACCGGAGCGTGTCGATGATGGACGCCTTCCGATCCGCGGATCAGGTGCTGCTGTCCGGCGTGCAGGGGATCACCGACCTCATCACGACCCCTGGCCTGATCAATCTCGACTTCGCCGACGTGAAGTCGGTCATGCAGGGTGCCGGCTCGGCCCTGATGGGCATCGGCTCGGCTCGCGGTGAGGACCGAGCGGTCCAGGCGGCCGAGCTCGCCATCAGCTCCCCGCTTCTCGAAGCCTCCATCGACGGTGCTCACGGCGTGCTGCTCTCGGTCCAGGGCGGCAGCGACCTCGGCCTCTTCGAGATCAACGAGGCAGCCCGCCTGGTCCAGGAGGCGGCCCACCCGGAAGCCAACATCATCTTCGGCGCTGTCATCGACGACGCACTCGGCGACGAGGTGCGCGTCACGGTGATCGCGGCTGGCTTCGACAGCGGCGGCCCGACGAAGCGTCAGGACGACCGTGCCCTCGGGCACATCGTCGGCCAGCGCGCGGGCGCGGCACCGGTGCAGAACAACCACGTCCCGGCCGTCGCGCACGCGGCCCCGTCGCATTCGCTCCAGGCACCAGCGCAGTCGGCACCGACGGGGGGCCAGGCTCCTGCGCACGCCACGGCGGCAGCTGCAGGGCACGGAACGAGCCAGGGGCAGGCTCACCCTCAGGCTCAGGTTACGGCTCCGCAGGGTGGTCCGTCGGCCAGCCATGCGCCGTCCGAGCCCTCGCCGTCCGGACCGCCGTCGCAGCAGCTCCCCACCCAGCAGCCCTCCCGTCCCGCTCAGCCACCGCGCCAGGTGACGTTCGAGGAGAACGACGACCTGGACGTCCCTGACTTCCTCAAGTGA
- the pgeF gene encoding peptidoglycan editing factor PgeF: MFYWRSTIPAADARRWVDVAFTGRSAGRGEGPYAGLNLGGQVGDDVAAVERNRAALAASLDLTRERLVFLNQVHGTDVVAAHGPWQGPPPEADAVVSSAPGLALVVLVADCVPVLLHDVQAGVVGAVHAGRPGMLAGIVARAVEAMRTLGADRVTAVVGPSVCGRCYEVPGDMVHQAASVAPSSVTTSWSGTPAIDVAAGVVEQLTRLDVTVERVDGCTRESEELYSYRRDHTTGRFAGVVVLRDQADR; the protein is encoded by the coding sequence GTGTTCTACTGGCGATCCACCATTCCCGCCGCTGACGCACGCCGCTGGGTCGACGTCGCCTTCACTGGGCGGTCAGCCGGGCGGGGAGAGGGGCCCTACGCCGGGCTGAACCTCGGCGGCCAGGTCGGTGACGACGTTGCTGCCGTGGAGCGGAACCGCGCGGCTCTGGCCGCCTCCCTGGACCTCACGCGGGAGCGGCTCGTGTTCCTGAACCAAGTCCACGGCACGGACGTCGTCGCGGCCCACGGTCCGTGGCAAGGTCCGCCTCCGGAGGCCGACGCGGTCGTCTCGAGCGCTCCCGGACTGGCCCTCGTGGTGCTGGTCGCCGACTGTGTCCCCGTTCTGCTCCATGACGTGCAGGCCGGCGTGGTGGGGGCGGTGCATGCAGGGCGGCCCGGGATGCTGGCTGGCATCGTTGCCCGAGCTGTCGAAGCCATGCGGACCCTGGGCGCGGACCGGGTCACCGCGGTGGTGGGTCCCTCGGTGTGCGGGCGGTGCTATGAGGTTCCCGGTGACATGGTGCACCAGGCCGCGTCAGTGGCGCCCAGCTCCGTCACCACGTCGTGGTCGGGGACTCCTGCCATCGACGTGGCTGCCGGGGTGGTCGAGCAGCTCACCCGACTCGACGTCACGGTCGAGCGGGTGGATGGCTGTACGCGCGAGTCCGAGGAGCTGTACTCCTACCGTCGGGACCACACGACCGGCCGGTTCGCGGGCGTCGTCGTCCTACGAGACCAGGCGGATCGGTGA
- a CDS encoding YggS family pyridoxal phosphate-dependent enzyme, with amino-acid sequence MSAGTVPDRRLELAGRLEAVRERINAACADAGRDPGEVTLVVVTKFFPASDVLLLHDLGVRAIGENKDQEAGPKVAQVREALPPGSDLEVHFVGRLQSNKARHVAGYADVVHSLDRRKLLDGLDAGAFDRGRPLGLLIQVSLDGDTSRGGALPEEVPDLGAAVAQRAGLVLKGVMAVAPLGADPDVAFASLRRVATDLQAVHPTADWVSAGMSGDLEAAVRHGATHLRVGTAILGSRPSLL; translated from the coding sequence GTGAGCGCGGGGACTGTGCCGGACCGTCGGCTCGAGCTGGCCGGCCGCCTCGAGGCCGTTCGCGAGCGCATCAACGCGGCATGTGCCGACGCTGGTCGGGACCCGGGGGAAGTCACCCTCGTCGTCGTGACGAAGTTCTTTCCCGCGAGCGATGTCCTCCTGCTCCATGACCTCGGTGTCCGGGCCATCGGCGAGAACAAGGACCAGGAGGCTGGCCCCAAGGTGGCGCAGGTCCGGGAGGCACTGCCGCCTGGCTCCGACCTCGAGGTTCACTTCGTGGGGCGGCTCCAGTCCAACAAGGCCCGGCACGTGGCCGGTTATGCCGACGTGGTCCACTCCCTCGACCGGAGGAAGCTCCTGGACGGGCTCGATGCCGGGGCATTCGACCGCGGCCGGCCCCTGGGCCTGCTCATCCAGGTCAGCCTCGACGGGGACACCTCGCGCGGGGGTGCCCTCCCGGAGGAGGTCCCCGATCTGGGAGCTGCCGTCGCGCAACGTGCGGGGCTCGTCCTCAAAGGGGTCATGGCGGTTGCCCCCCTCGGAGCCGACCCGGACGTCGCCTTCGCCTCGCTGAGGAGGGTGGCGACAGACCTCCAAGCGGTGCACCCAACGGCCGACTGGGTGTCCGCGGGGATGAGTGGTGATCTCGAGGCCGCGGTTCGTCACGGAGCGACACACCTGCGTGTCGGAACCGCAATCCTCGGATCCCGCCCGTCACTTCTGTAA
- a CDS encoding cell division protein SepF, with product MAGALRKTMVYLGLSEEDPRHDRYEDYDAYDDPDRFEAESEHTAAVTPLPTKRPVAAVVRDVEVPTLNRITTIHPRTYNEAKNIGEWFRDQVPVIMNLSDMDDADAKRLVDFAAGLVFGLHGTIERVTSKVFLLSPAHVEISADEPDAATSPATRGFFNQS from the coding sequence ATGGCAGGGGCACTGCGCAAGACGATGGTGTACCTGGGACTCAGCGAAGAGGACCCGCGTCACGATCGCTATGAAGACTACGACGCCTACGACGACCCCGACCGCTTCGAGGCGGAGTCGGAGCACACCGCTGCGGTGACCCCGTTACCGACGAAGCGACCTGTCGCTGCGGTCGTCCGGGACGTGGAGGTGCCTACCCTCAACCGGATCACGACGATCCACCCTCGGACCTACAACGAGGCGAAGAACATCGGTGAGTGGTTCCGCGACCAGGTGCCCGTGATCATGAACCTCAGTGACATGGACGACGCAGACGCGAAGCGGCTCGTCGACTTCGCCGCCGGTCTCGTCTTCGGCCTCCACGGCACCATCGAGCGAGTGACGTCCAAGGTCTTCCTGCTGTCTCCGGCACACGTCGAGATCTCCGCGGACGAGCCCGACGCGGCGACCTCGCCGGCCACTCGCGGCTTCTTCAACCAGAGCTGA
- a CDS encoding YggT family protein — translation MDVIWTIYGVVVFTFFIALIARFVLEWVQVLSRSWRPSGLVLVLAEGVYTVTDPPLRALRKVIPSPTLGGVRLDLSFLVLMLLTSFALNLPAFF, via the coding sequence ATGGACGTGATCTGGACCATCTATGGAGTGGTGGTCTTCACCTTCTTCATCGCTCTCATCGCCCGCTTCGTGCTCGAGTGGGTGCAGGTGCTGTCGCGCTCGTGGCGACCGAGTGGTCTCGTCCTCGTTCTCGCGGAGGGGGTCTACACGGTGACCGACCCGCCGTTGAGGGCGCTGCGCAAGGTCATTCCGTCACCGACGCTCGGTGGGGTTCGGCTCGACCTGAGCTTCCTGGTGCTGATGCTCTTGACCTCGTTCGCCCTCAATCTGCCCGCCTTCTTCTGA
- a CDS encoding DivIVA domain-containing protein, which yields MALTPEQVLNKHFQTTQFRRGYEERDVDDFLDEIVAEMRSLIEQRDDYLKQLNDCRASKNQPAVRSDGPTQAMPPVARPGDDAKLGALTAKIQDAERAFKAASDRAAKAKAEADAAERAARERIERAKADAERAEAAARAAVDEKGLNDAQAKLNTLTSQVAEAESKLAKAREHTRVAEEAARAAEQRATSVRSEAQSAPANTAGADAAGVIALAQRLHDEHVAAGEARRTQLVSEAEARHRELLSTGQSKYDELVSTGQAKHEEAARKAAEMTATATAQRDRLLAEATAQRDQMLAEATAKRDDMLTEARERSTGMVAEAQQEKAAVLEDLERQKSLLDRKIDELRGFERNYRTNLKSYIEGQLHDLDGSVQDAAKSASAPG from the coding sequence ATGGCGCTTACGCCGGAGCAGGTGCTGAACAAGCATTTCCAAACCACGCAGTTCCGACGTGGTTATGAGGAGCGGGACGTCGATGACTTCCTCGACGAGATCGTTGCGGAGATGCGTTCTCTCATCGAGCAGCGTGACGACTACCTGAAGCAGCTCAACGACTGCCGAGCGAGCAAGAACCAGCCGGCCGTCCGGAGCGACGGTCCCACCCAGGCGATGCCGCCGGTGGCCCGGCCGGGCGACGACGCGAAGCTCGGTGCGCTGACCGCGAAGATCCAGGACGCAGAGCGGGCCTTCAAGGCCGCCTCCGACCGGGCCGCCAAGGCCAAGGCTGAGGCTGACGCTGCTGAGCGTGCCGCGCGGGAGCGCATCGAGCGGGCGAAGGCTGACGCCGAGCGCGCCGAGGCGGCTGCGCGCGCCGCCGTCGACGAGAAGGGCCTGAACGACGCGCAGGCCAAGCTCAACACCCTGACCTCGCAGGTTGCCGAGGCCGAGTCGAAGCTGGCCAAGGCGCGCGAGCACACGCGCGTTGCGGAGGAGGCGGCGCGCGCGGCGGAGCAGCGGGCCACCAGCGTGCGGAGCGAGGCTCAGAGCGCGCCGGCCAACACCGCCGGCGCCGATGCGGCTGGTGTCATCGCGCTCGCGCAGCGCCTGCACGACGAGCACGTGGCAGCCGGTGAGGCTCGCCGCACCCAGCTCGTCAGTGAGGCCGAGGCCCGTCATCGGGAGCTGCTGAGCACCGGTCAGAGCAAGTACGACGAGCTCGTCTCCACCGGCCAGGCCAAGCACGAGGAGGCGGCCCGCAAGGCCGCGGAGATGACGGCGACGGCGACGGCCCAGCGTGACCGGCTGCTGGCGGAGGCCACCGCCCAGCGCGACCAGATGCTGGCTGAGGCGACAGCCAAGCGGGACGACATGCTCACGGAGGCCCGTGAGCGGTCGACCGGCATGGTCGCCGAGGCCCAGCAGGAGAAGGCCGCGGTGCTCGAGGACCTCGAGCGTCAGAAGAGCCTGCTGGACCGGAAGATCGACGAGCTCCGCGGCTTCGAGCGCAACTACCGCACCAACCTCAAGTCGTACATCGAGGGACAGCTCCACGACCTGGACGGGAGCGTCCAGGACGCGGCCAAGAGCGCCAGCGCCCCAGGCTGA
- a CDS encoding TraR/DksA family transcriptional regulator has translation MKSSTRAGATSAAKSSSASRSGKLAERLRVKDDESPWSDAEIKEVRAILLEEIEVHRQEVQVAEQELDDLLRASTDGAGDDQADAGSKTAERVHEIALAANSRAGLAQAEHALEQLEAGTYGICENCGNPIGKLRLQARPRATLCMTCQEKQDRH, from the coding sequence GTGAAGAGCAGCACCAGGGCCGGGGCGACGTCCGCGGCGAAGTCGTCCTCCGCCTCGCGGTCGGGCAAGCTCGCCGAGCGCTTGCGCGTCAAGGACGACGAGAGCCCGTGGAGCGACGCCGAGATCAAGGAGGTCCGGGCCATCCTCCTCGAGGAGATCGAGGTGCACCGTCAGGAGGTGCAGGTCGCGGAGCAGGAGCTCGACGACCTCCTGCGAGCCTCGACGGACGGCGCCGGGGACGACCAGGCCGACGCGGGGTCGAAGACCGCCGAGCGGGTCCACGAGATCGCCCTGGCCGCCAACTCCCGAGCGGGCTTGGCCCAGGCCGAGCACGCCCTCGAGCAGCTCGAGGCGGGGACCTACGGAATCTGCGAGAACTGCGGCAACCCGATCGGCAAACTTCGACTCCAGGCCCGTCCTCGTGCGACCCTGTGCATGACATGCCAGGAGAAGCAGGACCGCCACTGA
- a CDS encoding signal peptidase II, giving the protein MEHDERRERPPAGRRRRLFALLVVVAALAYASDQLTKLVALATLADGRPRPFLGDVIQLRLIGNPGAALSLGAGNTWVMTLIAAVVLVAIAYVAKDLGSRAWALSLGLLLGSALGNLTDRFVRPPGGGEGHVVDFLDYNGWFIGNVADIWIVGAAGLIVVLALLGIGVDGRRETKHRRAMHEDEDLTDD; this is encoded by the coding sequence GTGGAGCACGACGAGCGACGTGAGCGTCCGCCCGCCGGCCGCCGAAGACGGCTGTTCGCCCTCCTCGTCGTCGTGGCCGCGCTCGCCTACGCGAGTGACCAGCTGACCAAGCTCGTGGCCTTGGCGACGCTCGCCGACGGCCGGCCGCGTCCCTTCCTCGGTGACGTCATCCAGCTCAGGCTGATCGGCAACCCGGGTGCGGCGCTGTCGCTGGGGGCGGGCAACACGTGGGTGATGACCCTCATCGCGGCGGTTGTCCTCGTCGCGATCGCGTATGTCGCCAAGGACCTCGGCTCGAGGGCCTGGGCGCTGTCACTGGGCCTGCTGCTCGGCAGTGCGCTGGGCAACCTCACCGACCGGTTCGTCCGCCCTCCCGGCGGGGGTGAGGGCCACGTCGTCGACTTCCTCGACTACAACGGCTGGTTCATCGGGAATGTCGCTGACATCTGGATCGTCGGGGCCGCCGGCTTGATCGTCGTCCTGGCGCTGCTCGGGATCGGTGTGGACGGCCGCCGGGAGACGAAGCACCGCAGAGCGATGCACGAGGACGAGGACCTGACCGATGACTGA
- a CDS encoding RluA family pseudouridine synthase, with protein MTELRTVLVPDGLAGERVDAGVARLFGLSRTRAADLAGEGLVVVDGKVVGKSDRLAPGSMLEVSLPGAAQGPAVRVVAEPVPGMRIIHDDEDIVVVDKPVGVAAHPSVGWSGPDVVGGLAAAGYRISTSGAPERQGIVSRLDVGTSGLMVVAKSEYAYSRLKQAFRTRAVDKNYHALVQGLPDPLVGTVDAPIGRHPGHDFKFAVMRNGKPSVTHYEVIEAFRHASLLDIHLETGRTHQIRVHMAAIKHPCCGDPLYGADPTLARKLGLDRQWLHAVGLGFEHPGTGAYVHFESEYPEDLQRALDVVATF; from the coding sequence ATGACTGAGCTCCGTACCGTTCTCGTTCCCGACGGCTTGGCGGGAGAACGGGTGGACGCCGGCGTCGCCCGCCTCTTCGGGCTCTCGCGCACGCGCGCCGCCGACCTCGCGGGGGAGGGGCTCGTGGTCGTGGACGGCAAGGTCGTCGGCAAGTCGGACCGGCTCGCACCCGGCTCCATGCTCGAGGTGTCGCTCCCCGGGGCGGCCCAGGGTCCGGCCGTGCGCGTCGTGGCGGAGCCGGTTCCGGGGATGCGGATCATCCATGACGACGAGGACATCGTCGTCGTCGACAAGCCGGTCGGGGTCGCAGCGCACCCGAGTGTGGGCTGGAGCGGCCCCGACGTCGTCGGCGGGCTCGCCGCCGCTGGTTACCGGATCTCGACGTCGGGCGCACCGGAGCGGCAGGGGATCGTCAGCCGGCTCGACGTCGGGACGAGCGGGCTGATGGTCGTGGCCAAGAGCGAGTACGCCTACTCACGGCTCAAGCAGGCCTTCCGGACCCGGGCGGTGGACAAGAACTACCACGCGCTCGTCCAGGGACTGCCGGACCCGCTCGTGGGGACGGTCGATGCCCCGATCGGCCGTCACCCCGGTCACGACTTCAAGTTCGCCGTGATGCGCAACGGAAAGCCGTCCGTGACCCACTACGAGGTGATCGAGGCGTTCCGGCACGCGAGCCTGCTCGACATCCACCTGGAGACCGGTCGCACCCACCAGATCCGGGTGCACATGGCGGCGATCAAGCACCCGTGCTGTGGTGACCCGCTCTATGGGGCCGACCCGACGCTGGCCAGGAAGCTCGGTCTGGACCGGCAGTGGCTGCACGCGGTCGGCCTGGGGTTCGAGCACCCGGGCACGGGTGCCTACGTCCACTTCGAGAGCGAGTACCCGGAGGACCTGCAGCGGGCGCTGGACGTCGTCGCCACCTTCTGA
- the dnaE gene encoding DNA polymerase III subunit alpha: MSTDPAPRPDQNFVHLHVHTEYSMLDGAARIGDLFTEAARMGMPALATTDHGYVFGAYEFWKKAKGTGVKPIIGVEAYITPGTHRADRTKVSWGDGGRDDVSGSGAYTHMTMLAENNDGMHNLFRMSSIASLDQVYTKWPRIDRELLSSYGKGLIVTTGCPSSEIQTKLRFGMYDAAREVAGELRDIFGRDNVFVELMDHGLDIERRTQRELIRLARDLDLPLLATNDLHYTRAEDAKAHAALLCVQSGSTLMDPNRFKFDAEDFYLKSAQEMRHLWRELPEACDNTLLVAERCEVSFTEGEGRFMPRFPVPEGEDETSWFIKEVETGLQRRFPEGVPDYARKQAAFEEDVIVSKGYSGYFLVVADFINWAKRNGIRVGPGRGSGAGSMCAYAMGITDLDPIPHGLIFERFLNPERMSMPDFDVDFDERRRGEVIKYVTEKYGSERVAQIVTYGTIKAKQAVKDAARVMGHPFSVGEQLTKAMPPDVMGKGVPLAEIYNPEHKRYNEGSEFRALVQTERHFEEVVDAAKGLEGLKRQWGVHAAGVIMSSEPLIDVIPIMKRLQDGQVITQFDYPSCEALGLVKMDFLGLRNLTILDDAIENIKANRDLDIDLDALSKDMTDRATYDLLGRGDTLGVFQLDGGGMRALLRLMQPDNFEDISAALALYRPGPMGVNAHTNFALRKNGKQALTPLDPKLEGKLQPEMVAALEPILGTTYGLVIYQEQVMEIAQKLAGYTLGNADLLRRAMGKKKKEVLDAEYVPFSDGMKQKGFNEASVKALWEVLVPFSDYAFNKAHTAAYGLVSYWTGYLKANYPAEYMAALLTSVRDDKDKSALYLNECRHMGIKVLPPDVNESVANFAAVGTDIRFGMAAIRNVGVPVVEAVIKAREEKGAFASFKDFLSKVPAVVCNKRTIESLIKAGAFDSLGESRRGMVEVHERYVDALVEVKKQEAIGQDSLFGAFDMGDQSGSTGGAGAFDGLPGVPSLEWDKATLLSFEREMLGLYVSDHPLFGIEHILQSHADTSIASLTGDDPKPDGTPVTVAGLITSLQLKRTKKGDLWAIATVEDLDGAIECLFFPSAYLTYSTMLAQDTVCAVKGRISARDDAISIFAQELTIPDIKEGPRGPVVLTLPLGQVTAARAERLREILREHPGATEVQVKLTQPGRSVLMTLDDSLRVTATSALFGDLKAQFGAAVLG, encoded by the coding sequence ATGTCGACCGACCCAGCCCCGCGACCTGACCAGAACTTCGTGCACCTGCACGTGCACACGGAGTACTCGATGCTCGATGGTGCGGCCCGGATCGGCGACCTGTTCACCGAGGCCGCACGGATGGGGATGCCGGCGCTGGCCACGACGGACCACGGCTACGTCTTCGGCGCCTACGAGTTCTGGAAGAAGGCCAAGGGCACCGGCGTCAAGCCGATCATCGGGGTGGAGGCCTACATCACCCCGGGCACCCACCGCGCCGACCGGACCAAGGTCAGCTGGGGCGACGGTGGTCGCGACGACGTCTCGGGCAGTGGCGCCTACACCCACATGACGATGCTTGCCGAGAACAACGACGGCATGCACAACCTCTTCCGGATGAGCTCCATCGCCAGCCTGGACCAGGTGTACACGAAGTGGCCCCGCATCGACCGGGAGCTCCTCAGCTCCTACGGCAAGGGCCTCATCGTCACGACCGGGTGCCCCTCGAGCGAGATCCAGACCAAGCTGCGCTTCGGGATGTACGACGCGGCCCGCGAGGTCGCCGGGGAGCTGCGCGACATCTTCGGCCGGGACAACGTGTTCGTCGAGCTGATGGACCACGGCCTCGACATCGAGCGACGCACGCAGCGCGAGCTGATCCGCCTCGCGCGGGATCTCGACCTGCCCCTCCTGGCGACGAACGACCTGCACTACACCCGGGCCGAGGACGCCAAGGCTCACGCCGCCCTCCTGTGCGTCCAGTCCGGTTCGACCCTGATGGACCCCAACCGCTTCAAGTTCGACGCCGAGGACTTCTACCTCAAGTCGGCGCAGGAGATGCGCCACCTGTGGCGCGAGCTGCCCGAGGCGTGTGACAACACCCTGCTCGTCGCCGAGCGGTGCGAGGTCTCCTTCACGGAGGGGGAGGGGCGCTTCATGCCGCGCTTCCCCGTGCCCGAGGGCGAGGACGAGACGTCGTGGTTCATCAAGGAGGTCGAGACCGGGCTCCAGCGCCGGTTCCCCGAGGGCGTCCCGGACTACGCGCGCAAGCAGGCGGCCTTCGAGGAGGACGTCATCGTCTCGAAGGGCTATTCGGGCTACTTCCTCGTCGTCGCGGACTTCATCAACTGGGCGAAGCGCAACGGGATCCGGGTCGGGCCGGGCCGTGGTTCGGGTGCCGGGTCCATGTGTGCCTACGCGATGGGCATCACCGACCTCGACCCGATCCCGCACGGCCTGATCTTCGAGCGGTTCCTCAACCCCGAGCGCATGTCGATGCCCGACTTCGACGTCGACTTCGACGAGCGCCGACGCGGCGAGGTGATCAAGTACGTCACCGAGAAGTACGGCTCGGAGCGGGTTGCCCAGATCGTCACCTACGGCACGATCAAGGCCAAGCAGGCGGTCAAGGACGCGGCGCGGGTGATGGGCCACCCGTTCAGCGTGGGGGAGCAGCTGACCAAGGCGATGCCGCCGGACGTCATGGGCAAGGGGGTGCCCCTCGCCGAGATCTACAACCCCGAGCACAAGCGATACAACGAGGGCTCCGAGTTCCGCGCCCTGGTCCAGACCGAGCGGCACTTCGAGGAGGTCGTCGACGCGGCCAAGGGCCTCGAGGGCCTCAAGCGCCAGTGGGGCGTGCACGCGGCCGGCGTCATCATGTCGAGCGAGCCGCTGATCGACGTCATCCCGATCATGAAGCGCCTGCAGGACGGCCAGGTCATCACCCAGTTCGACTATCCGAGCTGCGAGGCGCTCGGCCTGGTCAAGATGGACTTCCTCGGCCTGCGCAACCTGACGATCCTCGACGACGCTATCGAGAACATCAAGGCCAACCGCGACCTGGACATCGACCTCGACGCGCTGTCCAAGGACATGACCGACCGCGCGACCTACGACCTGCTGGGCCGTGGCGACACCCTCGGCGTCTTCCAGCTCGACGGTGGCGGCATGCGGGCCCTGCTGCGGCTCATGCAGCCCGACAACTTCGAGGACATCTCGGCTGCCCTCGCGCTCTACCGCCCCGGGCCGATGGGGGTCAACGCCCACACGAACTTCGCCCTGCGCAAGAACGGCAAGCAGGCGCTGACCCCGCTCGACCCCAAGCTGGAGGGCAAGCTCCAACCCGAGATGGTGGCCGCCCTCGAGCCGATCCTCGGCACGACCTATGGCCTGGTCATCTACCAGGAGCAGGTCATGGAGATCGCCCAGAAGCTCGCCGGCTACACCCTCGGCAACGCCGACCTGCTGCGCCGGGCCATGGGCAAGAAGAAGAAGGAGGTTCTCGACGCCGAGTACGTCCCCTTCTCCGACGGCATGAAGCAGAAGGGCTTCAACGAGGCCTCCGTCAAGGCGCTCTGGGAAGTCCTCGTCCCGTTCTCCGACTACGCCTTCAACAAGGCGCACACCGCCGCCTATGGCCTCGTGTCCTACTGGACCGGCTACCTCAAGGCCAACTACCCGGCTGAGTACATGGCCGCCCTGCTCACGAGCGTGCGCGACGACAAGGACAAGTCGGCGCTCTACCTCAACGAGTGTCGGCACATGGGCATCAAGGTGCTGCCGCCCGACGTCAACGAGTCGGTCGCCAACTTCGCCGCGGTGGGCACCGACATCCGGTTCGGGATGGCGGCGATCCGCAACGTCGGCGTCCCGGTGGTGGAGGCCGTCATCAAGGCGCGCGAGGAGAAGGGCGCCTTCGCCTCGTTCAAGGACTTCCTCTCCAAGGTGCCCGCTGTCGTGTGCAACAAGCGGACCATCGAGTCGCTCATCAAGGCCGGCGCCTTCGACTCCCTCGGCGAGAGCCGACGCGGCATGGTCGAGGTCCATGAGCGATACGTCGACGCCCTGGTCGAGGTGAAGAAGCAGGAGGCCATCGGCCAGGACAGCCTCTTCGGAGCCTTCGACATGGGCGACCAGTCGGGCAGCACCGGCGGCGCCGGTGCTTTCGACGGGCTCCCGGGGGTGCCGTCCCTCGAGTGGGACAAGGCGACCCTGTTGTCGTTCGAGCGGGAGATGCTCGGGCTCTACGTGTCCGACCACCCGCTCTTCGGCATCGAGCACATCCTCCAGAGCCACGCCGACACGTCGATCGCGTCGCTCACCGGCGACGACCCCAAACCCGACGGCACTCCGGTCACGGTCGCCGGGCTCATCACGAGCCTCCAGCTCAAACGGACCAAGAAGGGCGACCTGTGGGCCATCGCCACGGTCGAGGACCTCGACGGCGCCATCGAGTGCCTCTTCTTCCCGTCCGCCTACCTCACCTACTCCACGATGCTCGCCCAGGACACGGTGTGCGCGGTCAAGGGCCGGATCAGTGCGCGCGACGACGCGATCTCGATCTTCGCCCAGGAGCTGACCATCCCCGACATCAAGGAGGGGCCGCGGGGTCCGGTCGTGCTCACCCTGCCGCTCGGCCAGGTGACGGCGGCCCGGGCCGAGCGACTCCGCGAGATCCTCCGGGAGCACCCGGGGGCGACGGAGGTGCAGGTGAAGCTGACCCAGCCGGGACGGTCGGTACTGATGACGCTCGACGACTCCCTACGCGTCACCGCGACGTCCGCGCTCTTCGGAGACCTCAAGGCGCAGTTCGGGGCGGCGGTCCTGGGGTGA